A DNA window from Bacteroidales bacterium contains the following coding sequences:
- a CDS encoding RNase adapter RapZ: MNNFAVQRPISLDIQILQQLFRKWSGKKPESIVSIYGSGSSRHYFRLQSGNLSAIGVFNPVEEENNAFVSFTRHFQSHHLPVPEIYAEDLRQNAYLVSDLGDSSLFSLVEKNRGNEWFSSMEIEGIYKHVLDCLIRFQVIAGRDFDYTFCYPREVFDIQSMMWDLDYFRYYFLRPARIPYDEGKLEEDFTILAQFLAQADAAYFMYRDFQSRNILLVKNNPYFIDYQGGRKGPLQYDLASLLFQAKAGLPEDFRDRMLEYYLDRISSHMKVEREEFIRYFNGFVLLRMIQVLGAYGFRGLFEGKSHFIVSIPHAIANLRWFLDNVTLSVRLPELNRVLHNITVSRAFVAPAAQQDTLTVTIQSFAYRNSIPRDLTGNGGGFVFDCRALPNPGREEKYRYFSGRDIAVREFMEEQAETEKFLEPVFQLVDHQIIAYLERKFTHLMVSFGCTGGQHRSVYCAEKLAGHVKGKFGIPVELIHTEQANWISELFY, from the coding sequence ATGAATAACTTTGCAGTACAAAGACCCATTTCGTTGGATATTCAGATTTTACAGCAGCTTTTCAGGAAGTGGTCGGGGAAAAAGCCCGAATCCATCGTTTCCATTTACGGTTCAGGATCGTCAAGGCACTATTTCCGGTTGCAGAGCGGTAATCTTTCTGCCATCGGCGTTTTCAATCCCGTTGAGGAAGAAAACAACGCATTTGTCAGCTTTACCCGGCATTTTCAATCCCATCACCTTCCCGTGCCGGAGATCTATGCCGAAGATCTTCGGCAAAATGCCTATCTGGTAAGTGATCTTGGCGATAGTTCACTTTTTTCACTGGTTGAAAAGAACAGGGGGAACGAATGGTTTTCTTCAATGGAAATTGAAGGGATCTACAAACACGTGCTGGATTGCCTGATTCGCTTTCAGGTCATTGCAGGTCGGGACTTTGATTACACTTTTTGCTACCCCAGGGAAGTTTTTGACATCCAGTCCATGATGTGGGATCTTGATTATTTCAGGTACTATTTCCTGCGACCTGCCCGGATCCCTTATGATGAAGGAAAATTGGAAGAGGATTTTACGATCCTGGCGCAGTTCCTTGCTCAGGCCGATGCAGCGTATTTCATGTACCGTGATTTTCAGTCCAGAAATATTCTACTGGTGAAGAATAATCCTTATTTTATTGATTATCAGGGAGGAAGAAAAGGTCCACTGCAGTATGACCTGGCTTCGCTTCTTTTCCAGGCAAAAGCCGGATTGCCGGAGGATTTCAGGGACAGGATGCTGGAGTATTATCTTGACAGAATATCATCGCACATGAAGGTTGAACGGGAGGAGTTCATCCGGTATTTTAACGGATTTGTCCTGTTACGCATGATCCAGGTCCTGGGAGCGTACGGGTTCAGGGGCCTTTTTGAAGGGAAATCACATTTCATCGTGAGCATCCCCCACGCTATCGCAAACCTGCGGTGGTTTTTGGATAACGTGACCCTGAGTGTCAGATTGCCCGAACTGAACAGGGTGCTGCACAATATAACCGTCTCAAGAGCCTTCGTGGCTCCGGCTGCACAACAGGATACGCTGACCGTCACGATCCAAAGCTTTGCTTACAGAAATTCAATCCCCAGAGACCTGACCGGGAACGGGGGAGGATTTGTTTTTGATTGCCGTGCACTGCCCAATCCCGGCCGGGAAGAAAAGTACCGGTATTTCAGCGGAAGGGATATTGCCGTCAGGGAATTCATGGAGGAACAGGCCGAGACGGAAAAATTTCTGGAGCCTGTCTTTCAGCTCGTTGATCACCAGATCATTGCTTACCTGGAACGGAAGTTCACACACCTGATGGTCAGTTTTGGGTGTACGGGCGGTCAGCACCGGTCGGTCTACTGCGCCGAGAAACTGGCCGGACATGTCAAAGGGAAATTCGGCATTCCTGTTGAGCTTATCCATACGGAACAGGCCAACTGGATATCGGAACTTTTTTATTAA
- a CDS encoding nucleotidyltransferase family protein, translating into MKAMILAAGRGTRLHPLTEKVPKALIPLDGIPLLEILILRLKQSGFDRITLNVHHFGQQIIDFLESRDHFGLSIDVSDERDCLLDTGGAIKKAMPLLGDGEPVLIHNVDVISSVDLAALVRHHVQAEALVTLCVQERASSRYFYFSSDDRLCGWKNLKTGQEKRVQTDANPDKQRAFSGIHVIGPRFLEMVARHHCFPANMDVFSIVDVYLCLAAKGKVIGFDHTGEAWTDLGNPQQLAKMEESITRKRRNP; encoded by the coding sequence ATGAAAGCGATGATCCTGGCTGCCGGACGGGGTACACGACTGCATCCCCTGACAGAAAAAGTGCCTAAGGCATTGATTCCCCTGGATGGAATCCCTTTGTTGGAAATCCTGATCCTTCGCCTGAAGCAGTCTGGTTTTGATCGCATCACGCTGAATGTTCATCACTTCGGACAACAGATCATTGATTTTCTAGAAAGCCGGGATCATTTTGGCCTATCCATCGATGTTTCGGATGAAAGGGACTGTTTGCTGGATACCGGCGGAGCAATAAAAAAGGCGATGCCCCTGCTGGGTGACGGGGAGCCCGTGCTGATCCATAACGTGGATGTGATCTCCTCCGTGGACCTGGCCGCCCTGGTGCGGCATCACGTTCAGGCTGAGGCGCTGGTAACGCTCTGTGTGCAGGAACGTGCATCCTCCCGGTATTTTTATTTCAGCAGCGACGACCGGCTTTGCGGCTGGAAAAATCTGAAGACCGGCCAGGAAAAGAGGGTGCAGACGGATGCAAATCCTGATAAACAAAGAGCTTTCAGTGGTATTCACGTCATCGGGCCCCGTTTTTTAGAAATGGTAGCAAGGCATCATTGTTTTCCGGCAAACATGGATGTGTTTTCCATAGTTGATGTGTACCTTTGTCTGGCTGCAAAGGGAAAAGTCATTGGCTTTGACCACACGGGAGAAGCGTGGACCGATCTTGGCAATCCCCAGCAGCTGGCCAAAATGGAGGAATCAATCACCAGGAAAAGAAGGAATCCATGA
- a CDS encoding PD-(D/E)XK nuclease family protein — protein MTAFLDRFAGEFIRQADGEPDRYCVVLPNRRAGLFLKRYLARYITKPIFLPAIYSVEDFILHLSGLQVMDPIELLFRLFHVHRDLEGKEAQPFDDFINWGKDLIRDFNEIDQYLSDPHSLFTYLTEAKAISVWNLNHEPLTPFQQKYVKFYQSLESYYSLFSVRLLELGKVYQGLAYRRLAETIGEVSVNLPWKKVFFAGFNALTTAEEKIIGTLFAQGQALLYWDADAYYMDDYLQEAGRFLRSYKNRTAFGSFQWIETGYQSESKDITVTGVPKNVGQAKMAGTILAGWQEQKILAEETAVVLIDENLLLPVLNSLPATVQDFNITMGYPLKNTPVFDLVEAVMVMHENAERFSGLAEQTGWRYYHTDVYKILNHPYVLGLAERTDPVREEITRLLGKNIVFYGGDFVRNVFDKIDPVFAQRIGFLFARWKNGISDALECLLSLMEQLRDVQMAPGGNGSRIDLEYIYHFTRLIVRLRSVQEQDPVNMKTSTLHNLVRQLATVMTLPFYGEPLKGLQIMGMLETRNLDFRNLILLSVNEDLLPSGKHAHSFIPFDIRTAFDLPTYKDHDAVFAYHFYRLIQRAERVHLLYNTEPAEMGGGEQSRFITQLEHELPGYNPSVKIRSGLATLPPLVRRAMKDIVIEKNERVLGQLDILADKGYTPSSLNTFRNCSLQFYLQHVAKINVPEEPEETIDARTMGSVIHDVMKTLYVPFLGTNVQTGDIDQMVKRADELTMESFRKFYPENDIRYGKNLLIVNISKVLIRNYLHWEKNWLREQHNGSMLINLLEEYISSDLEILFRNKPLRVRIMGKPDRIDFVGENYRIIDYKTGGVRKNDLSLKSWDRLITDPAADKSFQVVFYGYLFHSQHPELAEGIEPGIISLRAPSAGLMTVNLPDKARLIDSIPQIRDVILALLQDIYDPDEPFRMTGEIKNCEYCPFKGICIR, from the coding sequence ATGACAGCCTTTCTCGACCGTTTTGCCGGTGAATTCATCCGTCAGGCTGACGGAGAACCCGACCGGTATTGCGTGGTGTTGCCCAACCGGCGTGCAGGGCTGTTCTTAAAACGCTACCTGGCCAGGTATATCACGAAACCCATTTTTCTGCCGGCTATTTATTCAGTGGAGGATTTCATTCTCCATCTTTCCGGGTTGCAGGTGATGGATCCCATTGAATTGCTGTTCCGGCTTTTTCATGTTCACCGTGATCTGGAGGGCAAGGAGGCACAGCCTTTTGATGATTTCATCAACTGGGGTAAGGATCTGATCCGGGATTTCAACGAGATCGACCAATATCTTTCAGATCCGCACTCCTTGTTCACCTATCTCACCGAAGCAAAGGCTATCTCGGTCTGGAACCTGAACCATGAGCCCCTGACGCCGTTCCAGCAGAAGTACGTGAAGTTCTATCAGTCCCTCGAATCCTATTACTCCCTTTTTTCTGTGCGCCTTCTTGAACTGGGGAAGGTTTACCAGGGGCTGGCCTACCGAAGGCTGGCAGAAACGATCGGAGAAGTGTCGGTCAACCTGCCCTGGAAGAAGGTTTTTTTTGCTGGCTTCAACGCACTGACCACCGCTGAGGAAAAGATCATCGGAACTCTGTTTGCACAAGGCCAGGCATTGCTTTACTGGGATGCCGATGCGTATTATATGGATGATTACCTACAGGAAGCCGGCCGGTTTCTCCGTTCTTATAAGAATAGGACTGCCTTTGGATCATTTCAATGGATCGAAACAGGTTATCAGTCGGAAAGCAAGGATATAACGGTCACAGGTGTTCCGAAGAATGTGGGCCAGGCGAAAATGGCGGGTACGATCCTGGCCGGGTGGCAGGAGCAAAAGATCCTGGCCGAAGAAACAGCCGTAGTTCTCATTGATGAGAACCTGCTGCTGCCCGTTTTGAACTCCCTTCCGGCCACGGTTCAGGATTTCAATATAACGATGGGTTACCCTCTGAAAAACACGCCTGTCTTCGACCTGGTGGAAGCCGTCATGGTGATGCACGAAAATGCAGAGCGGTTTTCCGGCCTGGCTGAACAGACAGGATGGAGGTACTACCATACAGATGTTTACAAGATTCTTAATCACCCCTATGTACTGGGATTGGCGGAGCGGACAGATCCCGTCAGGGAAGAAATCACCCGGTTGCTGGGTAAAAACATCGTTTTTTATGGTGGTGATTTTGTCAGGAACGTCTTTGATAAGATTGATCCGGTATTTGCTCAGCGTATCGGTTTCTTGTTTGCAAGGTGGAAAAACGGGATTTCCGATGCCCTGGAATGCCTGCTGAGTCTGATGGAGCAGCTCCGGGACGTACAAATGGCCCCGGGAGGCAATGGATCCCGTATTGATCTTGAATACATTTATCATTTTACCCGCCTGATCGTCAGGTTACGTTCGGTACAGGAACAGGATCCTGTGAACATGAAAACCAGTACGCTGCATAACCTGGTCCGCCAGCTGGCGACCGTGATGACACTTCCTTTTTATGGCGAACCCCTGAAAGGATTGCAGATCATGGGAATGCTGGAGACCCGCAACCTTGATTTCAGGAATCTCATCCTGCTATCGGTCAACGAAGATCTCCTGCCTTCCGGCAAGCATGCACATTCGTTCATTCCCTTTGATATACGAACGGCGTTTGACCTTCCCACCTATAAGGACCACGATGCGGTTTTTGCCTATCATTTTTACCGCCTTATCCAGCGGGCCGAAAGGGTCCATCTGCTTTACAACACAGAACCTGCTGAAATGGGAGGCGGTGAGCAGAGCCGGTTCATTACGCAGCTCGAGCACGAACTGCCCGGGTACAATCCTTCCGTGAAGATCCGCTCAGGGCTGGCAACGCTGCCACCCCTTGTTCGCCGGGCGATGAAGGATATTGTGATCGAAAAAAACGAGCGGGTGCTCGGCCAGTTAGACATACTGGCGGATAAAGGTTATACCCCCAGCTCACTCAATACGTTCAGAAACTGCTCCCTGCAGTTCTACCTGCAACATGTGGCAAAGATCAATGTCCCTGAAGAGCCGGAGGAAACCATCGATGCCAGGACGATGGGTTCGGTCATCCACGACGTGATGAAAACACTCTATGTTCCATTCCTCGGGACGAACGTTCAAACAGGGGATATTGACCAAATGGTCAAAAGGGCGGATGAGCTGACCATGGAGTCCTTTCGGAAGTTTTATCCTGAAAATGATATCCGGTACGGGAAAAACCTGCTCATTGTCAATATATCCAAAGTCCTGATCAGGAATTACCTGCATTGGGAAAAGAACTGGCTCAGGGAACAGCATAATGGCTCCATGCTCATCAACCTGCTGGAGGAATATATTTCATCCGACCTGGAGATTCTTTTCCGGAACAAGCCGCTCCGGGTCAGGATCATGGGCAAGCCCGACCGCATTGATTTTGTTGGAGAAAACTATCGGATCATTGATTACAAGACGGGCGGCGTCCGTAAAAATGACCTGAGCCTGAAATCGTGGGACAGGCTGATCACGGATCCGGCAGCGGATAAAAGTTTCCAGGTCGTCTTCTACGGCTATCTTTTTCATTCACAGCATCCTGAACTGGCCGAAGGCATTGAACCGGGAATCATCAGCCTGCGGGCGCCCAGTGCCGGTCTGATGACGGTCAATTTACCCGACAAAGCACGGTTGATTGATTCCATACCCCAGATCAGGGATGTCATCCTTGCATTGCTGCAGGACATATATGATCCGGACGAACCTTTCCGGATGACCGGGGAGATCAAAAACTGTGAATATTGCCCTTTCAAAGGGATCTGTATCCGATGA